A DNA window from Streptomyces canus contains the following coding sequences:
- a CDS encoding right-handed parallel beta-helix repeat-containing protein — translation MHVNKAIWTAAAVSAVLMTALPATQASAAPTTLVVATDGNDTAPGTLDRPLRTVQRAVDLAKPGDTIAVRAGTYALTDNITIATSGTASQPISLGAYQGERVVIDGEQLAASHTPVGGSIPRAERGAIHQEASYWRISDLEIVNGPYGVYCDGCNGNVFARLKTHDNYESGFQLQGASSGNQILDLDSYANRDPRKNGESADGLAIKEGSGTGNVVRGARLWNNVDDGFDDWKFTSPVLVENTIAYGNGFNRWSFPDFAGDGNGFKLGGGSPAPAVAHTLRNSIAFKNAAHGVTDNGNTGALALSRTTTWANGGTGFDADVSGGTARLTANLSVADAKAAALGSATVSSGNSWDLGGTWNASSVLSTDPAPLTGARGADGSLPSAPSFLVPRSGAAIGARF, via the coding sequence ATGCACGTGAACAAGGCGATCTGGACGGCGGCAGCGGTGAGCGCCGTACTGATGACGGCATTACCGGCGACCCAGGCGTCCGCGGCGCCGACGACGCTGGTGGTGGCGACGGACGGGAACGACACCGCCCCGGGCACCCTCGACCGGCCCTTGCGCACCGTCCAGCGGGCCGTGGACCTGGCGAAGCCCGGCGACACCATCGCCGTACGGGCCGGGACCTACGCGCTCACCGACAACATCACCATCGCCACCTCCGGCACCGCGTCCCAGCCCATCTCTCTCGGCGCCTATCAGGGCGAACGGGTCGTGATCGACGGCGAGCAGCTGGCCGCCAGCCACACCCCGGTCGGCGGCAGCATCCCGCGGGCCGAGCGCGGGGCGATCCACCAGGAGGCGTCGTACTGGCGGATCTCGGACCTGGAGATCGTCAACGGCCCCTACGGCGTCTACTGCGACGGGTGCAACGGCAATGTCTTCGCCCGTCTGAAGACCCACGACAACTACGAGTCCGGCTTCCAGCTCCAGGGCGCGTCCAGCGGCAACCAGATCCTGGACCTGGACAGTTACGCCAACCGCGACCCGCGCAAGAACGGCGAGAGCGCCGACGGGCTGGCCATCAAGGAGGGTTCGGGCACCGGCAACGTGGTGCGGGGCGCCCGGCTGTGGAACAACGTCGACGACGGCTTCGACGACTGGAAGTTCACCTCGCCGGTCCTCGTCGAGAACACGATCGCGTACGGCAACGGTTTCAACCGCTGGAGCTTCCCCGACTTCGCGGGCGACGGCAACGGCTTCAAGCTCGGCGGCGGCAGCCCGGCACCGGCGGTGGCGCACACCCTGCGCAACTCGATCGCCTTCAAGAACGCGGCGCACGGCGTGACGGACAACGGCAACACCGGCGCCCTCGCCCTGTCGCGCACCACCACGTGGGCCAACGGCGGTACCGGCTTCGACGCCGACGTCTCGGGCGGCACGGCCAGGCTGACCGCGAACCTGTCCGTCGCCGACGCCAAGGCCGCCGCACTCGGCTCGGCCACCGTCTCCAGCGGGAACTCCTGGGATCTGGGCGGCACGTGGAACGCGTCCTCGGTACTGAGCACGGATCCGGCGCCGCTCACGGGCGCACGCGGGGCCGACGGTTCACTGCCGTCGGCGCCGTCGTTCCTGGTGCCGCGGAGCGGGGCCGCCATAGGAGCGAGGTTCTGA
- a CDS encoding phosphatase domain-containing protein has product MTDSSKRPLAVFDLDNTLADTAHRQRFLERRPRDWDAFFAAAPEDPPIPEGIALVLERAEECEIRYLTGRPERCRRDTLAWLGAQGLPEGRVYMRRNDDRRPARRTKLEILKQLARTREIRVLVDDDELVCEDAERAGFTVVRARWTAPSAALEVAQEREGRT; this is encoded by the coding sequence GTGACCGACAGCAGCAAGCGCCCGCTCGCCGTGTTCGACCTGGACAACACCCTGGCCGACACGGCCCACCGGCAGCGGTTCCTGGAGCGCAGGCCGCGCGACTGGGACGCCTTCTTCGCGGCCGCTCCGGAGGATCCGCCGATCCCTGAGGGCATCGCGCTGGTGCTGGAGCGCGCCGAGGAGTGCGAGATCCGCTACCTCACCGGGCGGCCCGAGCGCTGCCGGCGCGACACGCTGGCCTGGCTCGGCGCACAGGGGCTCCCCGAGGGGCGCGTGTACATGCGGCGCAACGACGACCGGCGGCCCGCCCGGCGCACCAAGCTGGAGATCCTGAAGCAGCTCGCCCGCACCCGCGAGATCCGGGTCCTGGTGGACGACGACGAGTTGGTCTGCGAGGACGCCGAACGCGCCGGATTCACCGTCGTACGGGCACGCTGGACCGCCCCTTCCGCGGCGCTGGAGGTGGCCCAGGAGCGGGAGGGGCGGACCTGA
- a CDS encoding dodecin — MTNHTYRVTEIVGTSPDGVDQAVRNAITRASQTLRNLDWFEVTQVRGQIEDGQIQHWQVGLKVGFRLDESG, encoded by the coding sequence ATGACGAACCACACCTACCGGGTGACCGAGATCGTCGGCACCTCGCCGGACGGCGTCGACCAGGCGGTCCGCAACGCCATCACCCGTGCCTCGCAGACCCTGCGCAACCTCGACTGGTTCGAGGTGACCCAAGTGCGGGGCCAGATCGAGGACGGACAGATCCAGCACTGGCAGGTGGGGCTGAAGGTCGGCTTCCGCCTGGACGAGTCCGGCTGA
- a CDS encoding MalY/PatB family protein: MDGMPRETPAPAEVNPLRRLTLEQLRRRTSMKWRTYPEDVLPLWVAEMDVPLAEPVARAVRDAVALGDTGYPAGTAYAEALADFARTRWSWDGLAVERTAIVPDVMLGVVEMLKLVSGPGDPVVVNSPVYPPFYPFVGNMGRQVVEAQLGADGRIDFEVLEGVFARVRKGAARPAYLLCSPHNPTGAVHSADELADVAALARTYGVRVVADEIHAPLMAAGATFVPYLSVPGAGSGLSLMSASKAWNLAGLKAAVAVAGPDAADDLARLPEEVGHGPSHVGVIAHTAALRDGGAWLDALLTGLDDNRRLLAGLLAEALPAVRHEPAQATYLAWLDCRALDLPGDPADVFLEHGRVALNSGVPFGTGGAGFVRLNLATSPELITEAVRRMAAALD; encoded by the coding sequence ATGGACGGTATGCCTCGTGAGACCCCTGCCCCCGCCGAGGTGAATCCCCTGCGCCGGCTCACCCTGGAGCAGCTCCGACGGCGTACGAGCATGAAGTGGCGGACCTACCCGGAGGACGTACTGCCGCTGTGGGTCGCCGAGATGGACGTCCCCCTGGCCGAGCCGGTCGCGCGGGCCGTCCGGGACGCGGTGGCGCTGGGAGACACCGGATACCCGGCCGGGACGGCGTACGCCGAGGCGCTGGCCGACTTCGCGCGCACGCGGTGGAGCTGGGACGGGCTCGCGGTGGAGCGTACGGCGATCGTCCCGGACGTCATGCTGGGCGTCGTCGAGATGCTCAAGCTGGTCTCCGGACCGGGCGATCCGGTGGTCGTCAACTCGCCCGTGTACCCGCCCTTCTACCCGTTCGTCGGAAACATGGGCCGGCAGGTCGTCGAGGCTCAGCTCGGTGCGGACGGCCGGATCGACTTCGAGGTCCTGGAGGGCGTCTTCGCGCGGGTGCGCAAGGGCGCGGCCCGGCCCGCCTATCTGCTGTGCAGCCCGCACAACCCGACCGGCGCCGTCCACTCCGCCGACGAGCTGGCGGACGTCGCGGCGCTGGCGCGGACGTACGGCGTGCGGGTCGTGGCCGACGAGATCCACGCCCCGCTCATGGCGGCGGGTGCGACGTTCGTCCCCTACCTGAGTGTGCCCGGCGCGGGGAGCGGGCTGTCGCTGATGTCGGCCTCCAAGGCGTGGAACCTGGCCGGTCTCAAAGCCGCCGTGGCCGTCGCCGGGCCCGACGCGGCCGACGACCTCGCGCGCCTTCCCGAAGAGGTCGGTCACGGTCCCAGCCATGTCGGCGTCATCGCCCACACCGCCGCGCTGAGGGACGGCGGCGCCTGGCTCGACGCACTGCTCACCGGCCTCGACGACAACCGCCGGCTGCTGGCCGGGCTCCTCGCCGAGGCGCTGCCCGCCGTGCGCCACGAACCGGCCCAGGCCACCTACCTCGCCTGGCTGGACTGCCGCGCGCTGGATCTGCCCGGCGATCCGGCGGACGTCTTCCTGGAGCATGGCCGGGTCGCCCTGAACTCCGGCGTCCCGTTCGGCACCGGGGGCGCCGGCTTCGTACGGCTGAACCTGGCGACGTCTCCCGAGCTGATCACCGAGGCGGTCCGGCGGATGGCCGCGGCCCTCGACTGA
- the egtD gene encoding L-histidine N(alpha)-methyltransferase translates to MSPFLLTRTLPEDATEAALRADVLKGLTHTPKTLPPKWFYDAHGSELFEQITELPEYYPTRAEREILVARSGEIAAATGARTLVELGSGSSEKTRYLLDALTGLHTYVPVDVSESALTQAGHALIAQRPELSVHALIADFTGGLTLPGTPGPRLVAFLGGTIGNLLPVERAAFLASVHALLSPGDALLLGTDLVKDENVLVRAYDDAAGVTAAFNKNVLTVVNRELGADFDPGAFDHVALWDAENEWIEMRLRSRAEQTVKVPALDLAVDFAADEELHTEISAKFRKEGVRAELAAVGLELAHWWTDSEGRFALSLSVVR, encoded by the coding sequence GTGAGTCCGTTCCTTCTGACCCGCACCCTGCCCGAGGACGCCACCGAGGCCGCCCTGCGCGCCGACGTCCTCAAGGGCCTGACGCACACGCCGAAGACTCTGCCGCCGAAGTGGTTCTACGACGCCCACGGCAGCGAACTCTTCGAGCAGATCACCGAGTTGCCCGAGTACTACCCGACCCGCGCGGAACGGGAGATCCTCGTCGCGCGCTCCGGCGAGATCGCCGCGGCGACCGGTGCCCGCACCCTGGTCGAGCTGGGCTCCGGTTCGTCGGAGAAGACCCGGTACCTGCTCGACGCGCTGACCGGGCTGCACACGTACGTGCCGGTCGACGTCAGCGAGAGTGCCCTCACCCAGGCCGGGCACGCGCTCATCGCCCAGCGGCCGGAGCTGAGCGTGCACGCGCTGATCGCCGACTTCACGGGCGGTCTGACCCTGCCGGGGACGCCGGGCCCGCGCCTGGTGGCCTTCCTCGGCGGCACGATCGGCAACCTGCTGCCGGTCGAGCGCGCCGCGTTCCTCGCCTCCGTCCATGCCCTGCTCTCGCCCGGTGACGCGCTGCTGCTCGGCACCGACCTGGTCAAGGACGAGAACGTGCTGGTCAGGGCGTACGACGACGCGGCCGGGGTGACGGCCGCGTTCAACAAGAACGTCCTGACCGTCGTCAACCGCGAGCTGGGCGCCGACTTCGATCCCGGCGCCTTCGACCACGTGGCCCTCTGGGACGCCGAGAACGAGTGGATCGAGATGCGGCTGCGCTCCCGCGCGGAGCAGACCGTGAAGGTCCCCGCGCTCGACCTGGCCGTCGACTTCGCGGCGGACGAGGAGCTGCACACCGAGATCTCGGCGAAGTTCCGCAAGGAGGGCGTCCGTGCCGAACTGGCCGCCGTCGGGCTGGAGTTGGCGCACTGGTGGACGGACAGCGAGGGTCGGTTCGCGCTGTCGCTGAGCGTGGTGCGCTAG